In Duganella zoogloeoides, a single genomic region encodes these proteins:
- a CDS encoding LacI family DNA-binding transcriptional regulator has translation MTKIKPCVETTAIAHKALIAREARRVTSYDVALVAGVSQSAVSRCFQQGASVSEATLARVMKAAALLDYIPNAAARSLITRRSNIVAVLIASQANLHYPELLGELSQQIGARGKRVLLFTLPRETDVDRVLSEVWQYQVDGVIAAARLTADHIAEFERRQMPLVLFNRTVRERAVNTVTCDHREAGRMLVSRLAAAGHRRFGIIAGIEDSTVANERRRGACERLAELGLPPPVVVPGQSDYPSGAAGLRALISAMGAVPDAIICGSDVMAIGCLDCARHELGIDVPRQLSVAGFDAVEPSNWLSYNLTTLRQPMPKMAMAAAELLCAVIDRSDNAAATPDRRVFSAQFIEGATARLEPVFSAVAASSAGLSAPVAIM, from the coding sequence ATGACCAAAATAAAGCCGTGCGTGGAGACTACCGCCATCGCCCACAAAGCCCTGATCGCCCGCGAGGCACGCCGCGTGACCTCGTATGACGTGGCGCTGGTGGCAGGGGTGTCGCAGTCCGCCGTATCGCGCTGCTTCCAGCAGGGCGCCAGCGTCTCCGAGGCCACATTGGCCCGGGTGATGAAGGCCGCCGCCCTGCTCGACTACATTCCCAATGCCGCCGCGCGCAGCCTGATCACGCGCCGCTCCAACATCGTGGCCGTGCTGATCGCCAGCCAGGCCAACCTGCACTACCCGGAACTGCTCGGCGAATTGAGCCAGCAAATAGGCGCACGCGGCAAGCGCGTGCTGCTGTTCACGCTGCCCAGGGAGACCGACGTCGATCGCGTGCTGTCCGAAGTGTGGCAGTACCAGGTCGATGGCGTGATCGCCGCCGCCCGCCTCACCGCCGACCATATCGCCGAATTCGAACGGCGCCAGATGCCGCTGGTGCTGTTCAACCGCACCGTGCGCGAACGCGCCGTCAACACTGTCACCTGCGACCACCGCGAAGCCGGCCGCATGCTGGTCTCGCGCCTGGCCGCCGCCGGCCACCGCCGTTTCGGCATCATCGCCGGCATTGAAGATTCCACCGTCGCCAACGAACGCCGGCGCGGCGCCTGCGAGCGCCTGGCCGAGCTGGGCCTGCCGCCACCGGTGGTGGTGCCGGGCCAGTCCGACTACCCCAGCGGCGCGGCCGGCCTGCGCGCCCTGATCAGCGCCATGGGCGCGGTGCCGGACGCGATCATCTGCGGCAGCGACGTGATGGCCATCGGCTGCCTCGATTGCGCCCGCCACGAACTGGGCATCGATGTGCCGCGCCAGTTGTCGGTGGCCGGTTTCGATGCGGTCGAACCATCCAACTGGCTCAGCTACAACCTCACCACGCTGCGCCAGCCGATGCCCAAGATGGCGATGGCGGCCGCCGAACTGCTGTGCGCCGTCATCGACCGCAGCGACAATGCCGCTGCCACGCCGGACCGCCGCGTGTTCAGCGCCCAGTTCATCGAGGGCGCGACCGCTCGCCTGGAGCCGGTGTTCAGTGCAGTCGCTGCGAGCAGCGCAGGTTTGTCCGCGCCGGTCGCTATAATGTAG
- a CDS encoding Hsp70 family protein yields MANACGVDFGTSNSTVGWVRPGHPVMLGLEDGKTTLPSVVFFNADEEEVKFGRAALADYLAGYEGRLMRSLKSLLGTSLIDGQTEVGGRALPFRMLLAQFIGEIKHRAERAAGRQFNSAVFGRPVHFIDDSAANDQLAEDTLAEIARSVGFTDIAFQFEPIAAAFDYESQIDREELVLIADIGGGTSDFSLVRLSPDRAKKAERRDDILANGGVHIGGTDFDKYLSLAAVMPLLGFGSKLRNGSEVPSSYFFNLATWHTINQAYTKKMWTQLADLLRDSAEQEKLGRLQRLIDDRAGHWLAMKSEEGKIALSGAERHLLELDRLTPAVSIELDRTRFDDAISHLVGSVETTVLNLLRDAGVTPDQVDTVFFTGGSSGVRMLRERIAALVPGARKVEGDLFGSIGAGLALDAVRKFGGAHA; encoded by the coding sequence ATGGCCAACGCATGCGGCGTCGATTTCGGTACGTCAAATTCCACGGTGGGTTGGGTACGTCCCGGCCACCCCGTGATGCTCGGCCTGGAAGACGGCAAAACCACCTTGCCGTCGGTCGTGTTCTTTAACGCCGACGAGGAAGAAGTCAAGTTCGGCCGCGCGGCGCTGGCCGATTACCTGGCCGGCTACGAGGGCCGCCTGATGCGCTCGCTTAAAAGCCTGCTCGGCACCAGCCTGATCGACGGCCAGACCGAGGTCGGTGGCCGCGCGCTGCCGTTCCGCATGTTGCTGGCGCAGTTCATCGGCGAGATCAAGCACCGCGCCGAGCGCGCCGCCGGCCGCCAGTTCAATTCCGCCGTGTTCGGCCGCCCCGTGCATTTCATCGACGACAGCGCCGCCAACGACCAGCTGGCCGAAGACACGCTGGCCGAGATCGCCCGTTCGGTGGGCTTTACCGACATCGCCTTCCAGTTCGAGCCGATTGCCGCTGCGTTCGATTACGAGTCGCAGATCGACCGCGAAGAACTGGTGCTGATCGCCGACATCGGCGGCGGTACGTCCGACTTCTCGCTGGTGCGCCTGTCGCCCGACCGCGCCAAAAAGGCCGAGCGGCGCGACGACATCCTCGCCAACGGCGGCGTCCACATCGGCGGCACCGACTTCGATAAATACCTGAGCCTGGCTGCAGTGATGCCGCTGCTCGGTTTCGGCAGCAAGCTGCGCAACGGCAGCGAAGTGCCATCGAGCTACTTCTTCAACCTGGCCACCTGGCACACCATCAACCAGGCTTACACCAAGAAGATGTGGACCCAGCTGGCCGACCTGCTGCGCGATTCGGCCGAACAGGAAAAACTGGGCCGCCTGCAACGCCTGATCGACGACCGCGCCGGCCACTGGCTGGCGATGAAATCGGAAGAAGGCAAGATTGCGCTGTCCGGCGCCGAGCGCCACCTGCTGGAACTGGACCGCCTGACGCCGGCGGTGTCGATCGAGCTCGACCGCACTCGCTTCGACGACGCCATCAGCCACCTGGTCGGTTCGGTGGAAACCACCGTGCTCAACCTGCTGCGCGACGCCGGTGTCACGCCGGACCAGGTCGATACCGTGTTCTTCACCGGTGGTTCGAGCGGCGTGCGCATGCTGCGCGAGCGCATTGCGGCGCTGGTGCCGGGCGCGCGCAAGGTCGAGGGCGATCTGTTCGGCAGCATCGGCGCCGGCCTGGCGCTCGATGCGGTGCGCAAGTTTGGCGGCGCCCATGCTTGA
- a CDS encoding 3'-5' exonuclease, with protein MLDQPIVMLDFETTGLSPVMGDRITEVAALRIVGGEVVERYVSLINCNVRIPSFITGLTGITQAMVDGAPPVHQVLPELLDFIGGDTLSAHNASFDEKFLLAEAARLNLQARHQSLVCSLKLSRRVFPQLPSYKLGQLSSQLGIRFKSAAHRAESDAEVAAQVLIHIGKHIGSTYGIAAVDPALLVSVNKLAAAKVHQFLLKQQLASRATL; from the coding sequence ATGCTTGACCAGCCGATCGTGATGCTCGACTTCGAGACCACCGGCCTCTCGCCCGTGATGGGCGACCGCATCACCGAGGTGGCGGCGCTGCGCATCGTCGGCGGCGAGGTGGTCGAGCGTTATGTTTCGCTGATCAACTGCAATGTGCGCATCCCGTCGTTCATCACCGGACTGACCGGCATCACCCAGGCCATGGTGGACGGCGCGCCGCCGGTGCACCAGGTGCTGCCGGAACTGCTGGACTTTATTGGCGGCGACACGCTGTCGGCCCACAACGCCAGCTTCGACGAGAAATTCCTGCTGGCCGAGGCCGCGCGCCTGAACCTGCAGGCGCGCCACCAGTCGCTGGTGTGCTCGCTCAAGCTGTCGCGCCGGGTGTTTCCGCAACTGCCCAGCTACAAGCTGGGCCAGCTCTCCAGCCAGCTTGGCATCCGTTTCAAGAGCGCGGCCCACCGGGCCGAGTCCGATGCCGAGGTGGCCGCCCAGGTGCTGATCCATATCGGCAAGCATATCGGATCCACGTACGGCATCGCTGCCGTCGATCCGGCGCTGCTGGTGTCGGTCAACAAGCTGGCCGCCGCGAAGGTTCACCAATTTCTCCTGAAACAGCAATTGGCATCCCGTGCGACTCTCTAA
- a CDS encoding tetratricopeptide repeat protein, giving the protein MNNQRSARDGYDSYLWYRSAAERGDPYAQFNLGLLYKHGRGVARDDRQAAQWFLKAALQGLAFAQNHLGVLYYNGRGVPPSDRAAVRWFRRAAGQGDASAQQNLALMYKKGRGVPRSDEAALSWCYLASEQGVASAQTLLGLAYSRGIGVRRNDALALAWLRKAALQNHAGAQLNLGLMYKKGQGVASCDRQALAWLRQAAAQNHPVAQRLVGVAYAEGQGVAADPPRAFAWLLRAAEQEDADAQFNLGILLASGRSGKGGEIMRDDELAFSWYYRAAQSGHMLAQYNLAGMYARGRGAARDDARALAWYLRAAEQGAASAQFNAAVMYANGQGTPRDEVRAVLWYRRAAAQGDASAQNNLGVMYASGQGVPADERLAANWYARAARQGHVLGQINLGAMYGSGRGVARDAARAFMWMCLAAEKGEAAAITNCARMAPAMSAAAMARAQELLRRWRLRQPACVPPQAKMRGR; this is encoded by the coding sequence ATGAATAACCAACGCTCGGCCAGGGATGGCTACGACAGTTACCTGTGGTACCGGTCTGCCGCCGAGCGTGGCGACCCCTATGCCCAGTTCAACCTCGGCCTGCTCTACAAGCACGGACGCGGCGTGGCCCGCGACGACCGCCAGGCCGCGCAGTGGTTCCTCAAGGCGGCGCTGCAAGGGCTGGCATTCGCCCAGAACCATCTTGGTGTGCTGTACTACAACGGGCGCGGCGTGCCGCCCAGCGACCGCGCCGCCGTGCGCTGGTTTCGCCGCGCAGCCGGCCAGGGCGACGCCTCGGCCCAGCAAAACCTGGCCCTGATGTATAAAAAGGGGCGCGGCGTGCCGCGCAGCGACGAAGCCGCACTCTCTTGGTGTTACCTGGCGTCCGAACAGGGCGTGGCCAGCGCCCAGACCCTGCTGGGCCTGGCCTATTCCAGGGGCATCGGCGTACGCCGCAACGACGCGCTGGCGCTGGCCTGGTTGCGCAAGGCGGCGCTGCAAAACCATGCCGGCGCCCAGCTCAACCTGGGCCTGATGTACAAGAAGGGGCAGGGCGTGGCAAGCTGCGACCGCCAGGCGCTGGCGTGGCTGCGGCAAGCTGCTGCGCAAAACCACCCGGTCGCGCAGCGCCTGGTCGGCGTGGCCTATGCCGAAGGCCAGGGCGTGGCGGCCGATCCGCCGCGCGCGTTTGCCTGGCTGCTGCGCGCGGCCGAGCAGGAAGACGCCGACGCCCAGTTCAACCTCGGCATCCTGCTCGCCAGCGGCCGCTCCGGCAAGGGAGGCGAAATCATGCGCGACGACGAACTGGCATTTTCCTGGTACTACCGCGCCGCGCAGTCGGGGCACATGCTGGCCCAGTACAACCTGGCCGGCATGTATGCTCGCGGACGCGGCGCGGCCCGCGACGACGCGCGCGCGCTGGCCTGGTACCTGCGCGCGGCGGAGCAGGGGGCAGCGAGCGCCCAGTTCAACGCGGCAGTGATGTACGCCAACGGCCAGGGTACGCCCCGCGACGAGGTCCGTGCCGTGCTGTGGTACCGGCGCGCGGCCGCCCAGGGCGATGCCAGCGCCCAGAACAACCTGGGGGTGATGTACGCCAGCGGCCAAGGCGTGCCGGCGGACGAGCGCCTGGCCGCCAACTGGTACGCGCGCGCCGCGCGCCAGGGCCACGTGCTGGGGCAAATCAACCTGGGTGCCATGTATGGCAGCGGGCGCGGCGTGGCGCGCGATGCGGCGCGCGCTTTCATGTGGATGTGCCTGGCGGCGGAAAAGGGCGAGGCGGCAGCAATCACCAACTGCGCCAGGATGGCGCCGGCCATGAGCGCGGCGGCCATGGCGCGGGCGCAGGAATTGCTGCGGCGCTGGCGCCTGCGCCAGCCTGCGTGCGTTCCGCCGCAGGCGAAAATGCGTGGCCGGTGA